One Miscanthus floridulus cultivar M001 chromosome 11, ASM1932011v1, whole genome shotgun sequence DNA window includes the following coding sequences:
- the LOC136494749 gene encoding NAC domain-containing protein 104-like, giving the protein MGGASNSNLPPGFHFFPSDEELVDHFLRRKASLLPCQPDIVPTVCMNHYDPWELNGKALEAGNQWYFFSHAKHSRVTPNGYWSPVCADETVSSGGCSVGVKKTLVFFTGEPSEGTETNWIMHEYHLLDDRKGISSSTSSTNSSSKKLHHPNTECNNWVICRVFDLTTGGSQAASCHEEGMELSCLDEVFLSLDDYDEVSLSNN; this is encoded by the exons ATGGGGGGAGCTTCTAATTCTAACCTTCCCCCTGGCTTCCACTTCTTCCCATCAGACGAAGAGCTCGTCGACCATTTCCTCCGCCGCAAAGCCTCGCTCCTCCCATGCCAGCCAGACATCGTCCCTACAGTGTGTATGAATCACTACGATCCATGGGAACTGAATG GCAAAGCACTTGAGGCAGGTAACCAGTGGTACTTCTTCAGCCATGCGAAGCACAGCAGGGTCACACCAAACGGGTACTGGAGCCCTGTTTGTGCAGACGAAACGGTGAGCAGTGGTGGCTGTAGTGTCGGCGTGAAGAAGACACTCGTCTTCTTCACTGGAGAGCCCTCTGAGGGGACCGAGACCAACTGGATCATGCATGAGTATCACTTACTGGATGACAGGAAGGGGATTAGCAGTAGCACTTCCTCAACTAATAGTTCAAGCAAGAAGTTGCATCATCCAAACACA GAGTGCAATAACTGGGTGATATGCCGAGTGTTTGATTTGACGACCGGTGGATCGCAAGCAGCGAGCTGCCATGAGGAGGGCATGGAGCTTTCATGCTTAGATGAGGTGTTCCTATCCCTCGACGACTATGATGAAGTCAGTTTGTCAAATAATTAG
- the LOC136491893 gene encoding uncharacterized protein has translation MVDPIIDTKWLTKVLMDGVSGLNIMYAETLDAMGIDRSCIRPTEVPFHGIVLGKQAMLLGQIDLPVTFGDPTNYKTETLTFELKMLRSCGVITIDTSFQHTYECKVKCCKHTMTIIASKELAAIRKEVAEEAPDPKWSARSFEPVEGTKEVLIDPSDSKGKAVRIGTTLFSE, from the exons atggttgacccgatcatcgacacgaagtggctcaccaaggtactaatggatggagtcagtggcctcaacatcatgtatgccgagacgctcgatgccatgggcatcgaccgttCATGCATTCGACCAACCgaggtgcctttccatggcatcgtgcttggaaagcaggccatgctgcttgggcagatcgatctgcccgtcacctttggggatccaaccAATTACAAgacagagacccttacctttgag ctaaagatgctaagatcgtgcggggtcatcaccatcgacacctccttccagcacacCTACGAGTGCAAGGTCAAGTGCTGCAAACACACCATGACAATCAttgcctccaaggagcttgcggccatcaggaaggaggtcgccgaagaagcacccgaccccaagtggtcggctaggtcttttgagcctgtagagggcaccaaggaggtcctcatagaccccagcgacTCCAAGGGCAAagcggtgcgcattggcaccacgcttttctctgaatag
- the LOC136494465 gene encoding uncharacterized protein, whose protein sequence is MAMAFGSSASKSAAAGTFSSYDLGTSLGFRLVTVRGKRFVELEGVAFDSEVLLPADVVLLDSPRSGSPDYTPLTPSSQQPGSLDYSPATPEYTPWTPSSQRSGSLYSSATPEYTPLTPSSQRSGSPVYSSATPEYTPLTPSSQRSGSPDYSPATPPLTPPKRSGSPGYTPATANYTPRTPSACCLSDYFNDFDRYCISPSTGYSSRAPASPEYTPASPSGCCSPDYSALFDDINDFCYTSPPSAGYSLRAASPEDAPIPYYTPGSPSGLCSPDYAMLFDDINAFCYTSPPSSAGYPLLAASPEYTPAIPEYTPATPEYTPLAPLSPLRRASSPEYTPSSPLVSDAVSGTSPPSHRRHHPYQRSRTSCCERRPSSFQ, encoded by the coding sequence ATGGCGATGGCGTTCGGCTCCTCCGCTTCCAAATCGGCCGCCGCCGGCACCTTCTCCTCCTACGACTTGGGGACGTCGCTCGGCTTCCGCCTGGTGACTGTGCGCGGGAAACGCTTCGTGGAGCTGGAGGGCGTCGCCTTCGACTCCGAAGTTCTGCTTCCGGCGGACGTCGTCCTGCTCGACTCGCCGCGATCTGGATCTCCAGATTACACGCCCCTAACGCCGTCGTCGCAACAACCTGGATCGCTGGATTATTCACCGGCCACCCCAGAGTATACTCCCTGGACGCCGTCGTCGCAGCGATCTGGATCACTCTACTCGTCAGCCACCCCGGAGTACACGCCCCTGACGCCGTCGTCGCAGCGATCTGGGTCGCCAGTCTACTCGTCTGCCACCCCGGAGTACACGCCCCTGACGCCGTCGTCGCAGCGATCTGGATCGCCAGATTACTCTCCGGCCACCCCTCCCCTGACGCCGCCGAAGCGATCCGGGTCTCCAGGTTACACTCCGGCCACCGCGAACTACACGCCCCGGACTCCTTCAGCCTGCTGTTTATCGGACTACTTCAACGACTTTGATCGCTACTGCATCTCGCCGTCTACGGGCTACTCATCGCGTGCGCCCGCGTCGCCGGAGTACACGCCCGCCAGTCCTTCCGGCTGCTGTTCACCAGACTACTCCGCCCTCTTCGATGACATCAACGACTTTTGCTACACTTCGCCGCCGTCTGCTGGGTACTCACTGCGTGCCGCGTCGCCGGAGGACGCCCCCATCCCATACTACACGCCCGGGAGTCCTTCTGGCCTCTGTTCACCGGACTACGCAATGCTCTTTGACGACATCAACGCCTTCTGCTATACTTCGCCGCCATCGTCTGCTGGGTACCCGCTGCTTGCCGCGTCGCCAGAGTACACGCCTGCAATCCCAGAGTACACGCCGGCCACCCCAGAGTACACGCCCTTGGCTCCCCTCAGCCCTCTCCGGCGTGCTTCTTCGCCGGAGTACACCCCAAGCTCACCTTTAGTGTCAGACGCCGTTTCAGGCACGTCTCCAccgagccaccgccgccaccacccgtACCAGAGGAGCCGGACCAGCTGCTGCGAGCGTCGCCCTTCATCCTTTCAGTAG